One Clostridiisalibacter paucivorans DSM 22131 genomic region harbors:
- a CDS encoding pyridine nucleotide-disulfide oxidoreductase/dicluster-binding protein, whose protein sequence is MDSDKLLSKQELCIVDSPAPCSAACPLHVDILSFISEIRKKDFEKAYNVLNKKIPFTRVMCRVCDHPCEDVCNRIKKGGAIQISKLERIAVEYGYTRPNKKLPIPRKHFKIAVIGGGISGLSVATELDKKGYDVIIYEARSYLGGRLWDFDEETLPKALLEEEIQSIYNKKIEIKLDINVGRDLNLDEILEKYDGVYLGTSFWPQELEIDLITFKTQIDKLFAGGCLIKDNNNSVIQSVSTGLRAATSIDRYVNKKSLTAARENEGSYESELKIDLTDITEISPYDLWIDDKYIKDKASDEAYRCIQCKCQECVKACAHLQKFDINPKKYIRQINHNENIVLGNHRANKMINSCTLCGLCGEVCPNGLDMKDIVMETRQSMVKRNKMPPSAHDFALRDMEYNNSHNFKMVRHQPGTNESKYMFFPGCQLSASAAEYVPEVYKYLIGNMNESVGLMLGCCGAPAEWSGRVDMFNGSIKDLKDNWIQMGKPTFILACSTCYYIFKTYIPEIEIVSLWDIMVKFGIPSQNKISNQMILALHDACTTRHDKNIHSSVRRIIEDLGYGIEELKYSKEKTECCGYGGLVYYANREMAEDFIQMRINESTNDYIVYCFMCRDLFASKEKRTLHILDLIYGKDIESLCQRRGPTFSERHENRTRLKIDLLRNLWGEDMTKLDGEKDINIIIPEGLIDIMEDRLILKENIIEVIQYAEGKDRKFINPDNNHSLAYKKIVNVTYWVEYENKEQDFIIHNAYSHRMEILED, encoded by the coding sequence ATGGATTCAGATAAGTTGTTGAGTAAACAAGAACTATGTATTGTAGATAGTCCAGCACCATGTAGTGCAGCTTGTCCTTTACATGTGGATATACTTTCTTTTATATCTGAGATTAGAAAGAAGGATTTTGAAAAGGCATATAATGTCTTAAATAAAAAAATACCATTTACTAGGGTAATGTGTAGGGTTTGCGACCATCCCTGTGAAGATGTATGTAATAGGATTAAAAAGGGAGGGGCTATCCAAATATCAAAACTAGAAAGGATAGCTGTAGAGTATGGATATACTAGACCTAATAAAAAACTTCCAATACCTAGAAAACATTTTAAGATTGCAGTAATAGGTGGAGGGATAAGTGGATTATCTGTGGCTACAGAATTAGATAAAAAGGGTTATGATGTAATTATATACGAGGCTAGATCTTATCTTGGAGGGAGACTATGGGATTTTGATGAAGAGACACTTCCAAAGGCCCTATTAGAAGAAGAAATTCAAAGTATTTATAATAAAAAGATTGAAATAAAACTAGATATAAATGTGGGAAGAGATCTGAATTTAGATGAAATACTGGAAAAATATGATGGAGTTTATTTAGGAACTTCTTTTTGGCCACAAGAACTTGAGATTGATTTAATAACATTTAAAACCCAAATAGATAAGCTATTTGCTGGAGGTTGTCTTATTAAAGATAATAATAATTCAGTAATACAATCTGTATCTACAGGATTAAGGGCGGCAACTTCCATTGATAGATATGTAAATAAAAAATCTTTGACTGCTGCTAGAGAAAATGAAGGTTCTTATGAGTCAGAATTAAAGATTGATTTAACAGATATAACAGAGATTAGTCCTTATGATTTGTGGATTGATGATAAATATATTAAAGATAAGGCCTCAGATGAAGCTTATAGGTGTATTCAATGTAAATGTCAGGAATGCGTAAAAGCTTGTGCCCATTTGCAAAAATTTGATATAAATCCTAAGAAATATATTAGACAAATAAATCATAATGAAAATATTGTGTTGGGAAATCATAGGGCAAATAAAATGATTAATTCATGCACATTATGTGGATTATGTGGGGAAGTATGTCCAAATGGTTTAGATATGAAGGATATAGTTATGGAAACAAGACAAAGTATGGTTAAGAGGAATAAAATGCCTCCCTCGGCTCATGATTTTGCGTTGAGGGATATGGAATACAACAATAGTCATAATTTCAAGATGGTAAGACATCAGCCAGGTACCAATGAAAGCAAATATATGTTTTTTCCAGGCTGTCAGCTCAGTGCCTCAGCTGCTGAATATGTACCTGAGGTTTACAAATATCTCATAGGCAATATGAATGAAAGTGTGGGACTGATGTTGGGATGTTGTGGAGCACCTGCAGAATGGTCAGGAAGAGTAGATATGTTTAATGGCAGTATAAAAGACTTAAAAGACAATTGGATACAGATGGGTAAGCCCACTTTTATATTGGCATGTTCAACTTGTTATTATATCTTTAAGACATATATACCTGAAATAGAAATAGTTTCTTTATGGGATATTATGGTCAAATTTGGGATACCTTCACAAAACAAAATAAGCAACCAAATGATATTGGCCCTCCATGATGCATGTACAACTAGGCATGATAAAAATATACATAGTAGTGTAAGGCGTATTATAGAAGATTTAGGATATGGCATAGAAGAGCTAAAATATTCTAAGGAAAAGACGGAGTGTTGTGGTTATGGAGGGTTAGTGTATTATGCCAATAGAGAAATGGCCGAGGATTTTATTCAAATGCGTATAAATGAAAGTACTAATGACTATATAGTTTATTGTTTTATGTGTAGAGATTTATTTGCATCTAAGGAAAAGAGGACCCTCCATATTCTTGATTTAATATATGGCAAAGACATAGAAAGCCTTTGCCAAAGAAGAGGACCTACCTTTTCTGAAAGACATGAAAATAGAACGAGATTAAAAATTGATCTATTAAGAAATCTATGGGGTGAAGATATGACTAAATTAGATGGGGAAAAGGATATAAATATTATTATCCCTGAAGGTTTAATAGATATCATGGAAGATAGACTTATACTGAAGGAAAATATTATAGAAGTTATCCAATATGCAGAAGGGAAAGACAGGAAATTTATAAATCCAGACAATAATCATTCACTTGCTTATAAGAAGATTGTGAATGTGACTTATTGGGTGGAATATGAAAATAAAGAACAGGATTTTATAATCCACAATGCATATAGCCATAGGATGGAAATATTGGAGGACTAG
- a CDS encoding molybdopterin-dependent aldehyde oxidoreductase, with protein MIRKELIINGERKVIFTEDEALLSDVLRKQMFLTGTKVGCGKGECGACSIILNGRVVRSCITRMKRVPDEAKIITIEGVGDKDNLHPVQIAWMVHGAAQCGFCSPGFIVSAKALLDENIDPTREEVRDWFQKHRNVCRCTGYKPLVDAVMDAAKLMRGEIRKEELWYKLPEGAKMIGSDYIRPSALAKVTGTWDFGADLGLKLPENTLHAKIVQAKVSHGNILSIDISEAEKVKGVYRVLTYKDVKGSNRINGLAFPTNKGDGFDRPILCDKKVFQYGDAIAIVLAETPRIAEEAVEKVKVEIEELPAYMSAPEAMAEDALEIHPGTPNIYFENGAAKGKETGPIMEQASYVVEDDFYTQRQPHLPLEPDVGFAYVNDDGKLIIHSKSIALHFHALMVADGVGMKPEDVFIVQNNVGGTFGYKFSPTMEGLLGVATLATERPVYLEFDMHQQITYTGKRAPFWTTLKMGADKEGNIIAMESDWTCDHGPYSEFGDLLTMRGAQFAGAGYDIPNIRGKGRTVCTNHAWGSAFRGYGAPQIEFPSEVLIDELAEKVGMDPFDFRYKNIYREGSTTPTGCKPDVICLPEMFNKLRPKYEEAKKLVKEKNEKSNDKKYGVGIAVMIYGSGLDGADSSEAWAELTPEGVTVGNSWEDHGQGADIGTLTFAYEALRPINMKPEQIKLVMNDMTKTPNSGPAGGSRSNVLTGNATVVACRNLLDAMRKEDGTYRSYDEMVAEGLDLKYEGKWTAPCTDSSVETGQGNPFPCYMYGVLMSEVEVDLNTGKTKVEKLTLVADVGTIINKLVVDGQMYGGLAQGIGMALSEDFEDLKRHTTLTGCGIPQIKDIPDNIELIYTETPRPNGLYGSAGAGEMPLAAPHASIINAIYNACNVRITHLPARPEKILAGLQQLNNK; from the coding sequence ATGATTAGAAAAGAACTCATTATTAATGGAGAAAGAAAGGTAATATTTACAGAAGATGAAGCGTTATTATCAGATGTGCTTAGAAAGCAGATGTTTTTAACAGGCACAAAAGTTGGATGTGGTAAAGGAGAATGTGGGGCATGTTCAATTATCCTTAATGGCAGGGTTGTCAGATCTTGTATTACCAGAATGAAAAGAGTTCCCGATGAAGCCAAGATTATTACAATTGAGGGTGTAGGAGATAAAGACAATCTACATCCAGTTCAAATTGCATGGATGGTTCATGGTGCGGCTCAATGTGGTTTTTGTTCTCCAGGTTTTATAGTATCAGCTAAGGCTTTATTAGACGAAAATATTGACCCGACTAGAGAAGAGGTCAGAGATTGGTTTCAGAAACATAGAAATGTATGTCGCTGTACAGGTTATAAACCTTTAGTTGATGCTGTAATGGATGCTGCAAAATTAATGAGAGGTGAGATAAGGAAAGAAGAACTATGGTATAAATTGCCAGAGGGGGCCAAAATGATAGGCTCAGACTATATTAGACCTTCAGCCCTTGCCAAGGTTACAGGCACGTGGGATTTTGGAGCAGATCTAGGATTGAAACTTCCTGAAAATACATTGCATGCTAAGATAGTTCAAGCCAAGGTATCCCATGGAAATATTTTATCTATAGACATATCAGAAGCAGAAAAGGTTAAGGGTGTTTACAGAGTACTAACATATAAAGATGTTAAAGGAAGCAATAGAATAAATGGATTGGCATTTCCCACTAATAAGGGAGATGGGTTTGACAGACCTATATTATGTGACAAAAAGGTATTTCAATATGGAGATGCTATAGCTATAGTATTGGCAGAGACTCCTAGAATTGCTGAAGAGGCAGTAGAAAAAGTGAAGGTGGAAATAGAAGAATTGCCAGCGTATATGAGTGCCCCAGAGGCCATGGCAGAGGATGCATTAGAGATTCATCCAGGAACACCTAATATATACTTTGAAAATGGTGCTGCTAAAGGAAAAGAAACGGGCCCGATAATGGAACAGGCATCCTATGTCGTTGAAGATGATTTCTATACTCAGAGGCAGCCCCATCTACCATTGGAACCCGATGTGGGATTTGCATATGTAAATGATGACGGTAAACTTATTATTCATTCTAAGAGTATTGCACTTCACTTTCATGCCCTTATGGTAGCAGATGGTGTTGGCATGAAGCCAGAAGATGTATTTATAGTGCAAAATAATGTAGGTGGTACCTTTGGTTATAAATTTAGCCCAACAATGGAAGGACTATTGGGCGTTGCCACACTGGCCACTGAAAGGCCTGTATATTTAGAATTTGATATGCATCAACAAATAACATATACAGGTAAAAGAGCTCCATTTTGGACTACATTGAAGATGGGAGCAGATAAAGAAGGTAACATTATAGCTATGGAATCAGATTGGACTTGTGACCATGGTCCATATTCAGAATTTGGAGATTTATTAACTATGAGAGGGGCTCAATTTGCTGGAGCTGGATATGATATACCCAATATAAGGGGCAAAGGTCGTACTGTATGTACAAATCATGCTTGGGGATCAGCTTTTCGTGGATATGGTGCTCCACAAATAGAGTTTCCATCTGAGGTATTAATAGATGAATTGGCAGAAAAAGTGGGAATGGACCCCTTTGATTTTAGATATAAAAATATATATAGAGAAGGGAGTACAACACCAACAGGATGTAAGCCCGATGTAATTTGTTTACCAGAAATGTTTAATAAATTAAGACCCAAATATGAAGAAGCAAAAAAATTGGTTAAAGAAAAAAATGAAAAGAGTAATGATAAAAAATATGGAGTAGGTATTGCGGTGATGATCTATGGTTCTGGATTAGATGGTGCAGATAGTTCTGAGGCTTGGGCAGAACTAACTCCTGAAGGTGTAACTGTAGGAAACTCTTGGGAAGATCATGGGCAAGGCGCAGATATAGGAACATTGACCTTTGCTTATGAGGCATTAAGACCTATAAATATGAAACCAGAACAGATTAAATTGGTCATGAATGATATGACAAAAACTCCCAATAGTGGACCAGCGGGAGGCAGTAGATCCAATGTTTTAACAGGTAATGCCACTGTAGTTGCCTGTAGGAATTTACTTGATGCAATGAGAAAAGAAGATGGAACATATAGGAGTTATGATGAGATGGTAGCAGAGGGACTGGATTTAAAATATGAAGGTAAATGGACTGCCCCATGTACAGATAGTAGTGTAGAAACAGGTCAGGGAAATCCATTCCCATGTTATATGTATGGTGTATTGATGTCAGAAGTTGAGGTAGATTTGAACACAGGCAAAACTAAGGTAGAAAAGTTGACATTGGTAGCCGATGTTGGAACTATTATAAATAAATTGGTTGTGGATGGTCAGATGTATGGAGGACTTGCACAAGGTATTGGAATGGCATTAAGTGAAGATTTTGAAGACCTTAAAAGACATACAACGTTAACTGGTTGTGGAATTCCTCAAATCAAGGATATACCAGACAATATTGAATTGATATATACTGAAACACCAAGGCCCAATGGACTATATGGTTCAGCAGGTGCTGGAGAAATGCCCCTTGCAGCACCCCATGCATCTATAATTAATGCTATTTATAATGCTTGTAATGTGAGGATAACCCATTTACCAGCTAGACCAGAAAAGATATTAGCTGGACTTCAACAGCTAAACAATAAGTAA
- a CDS encoding sigma-54-dependent Fis family transcriptional regulator, translating to MKISEYKEFAIKKSHERCKKLNLTHDQVYSNKIFNRDKLQKKFAENRELIITANPFIKKLCDFVKGSNFFTLLTDGEGCILNAIGDEDILSEAFRMKMIPGAFMNEESIGTNAMSMVLVEEKPIQISGDDHYIKAYHKWTCSAAPIKDIYGNIVGVINLTGYIESVHLHTLGMVVSASNAIEEMLKMKKNNDMINFTNKHIQGMFDSIKTGIITSNIDGQITTLNKQAIKMFGYKESVMKNMNIFDIIYNFDEIKIGLFKGKEFKNNNVYINSKNNKLKLNLTAYSFYNSSEDAVEIIFIFQEKKLDLGIEDRLINGKAIYTFDKIIGKSDNFSRIIDYAKKISNSKSTILIMGESGTGKELFAQSIHNNSIRMDEKFIAVNCGAIPRELIESELFGYKEGAFTGAKRGGYPGKFQMANGGTIFLDEIGEMPLDMQTKILRVIEDGVINKLGSTKPDIVNVRIIAATNKDLKKEVEEGNFRKDLYYRLNVLPIYIPPLRERKEDIPKLVDHFMEKISNKLNKKHVKISKDQMENFINYSWPGNVRELENIVELIINTEMVPDNLFNTTDRYSKNNVVNIKEESLRLEDVERQHIIKVLTKYEGNITRAASALGIGRNTLYCKLDKYNIRKLGSCFKRA from the coding sequence ATGAAAATAAGTGAATATAAGGAATTTGCTATTAAAAAATCCCATGAGAGATGTAAAAAGCTTAATTTGACCCATGATCAAGTATATAGTAATAAAATATTTAATAGAGATAAACTTCAGAAGAAGTTTGCTGAAAATAGGGAATTAATAATAACTGCAAATCCCTTTATTAAAAAATTATGTGATTTTGTTAAGGGATCAAATTTTTTTACTTTACTGACTGATGGAGAAGGTTGTATTTTAAATGCAATTGGAGATGAAGATATATTGTCAGAGGCATTTAGAATGAAGATGATTCCTGGGGCCTTTATGAATGAAGAAAGTATTGGGACTAATGCTATGAGTATGGTATTAGTTGAAGAAAAACCTATTCAGATATCAGGGGATGACCATTATATAAAGGCTTATCATAAATGGACCTGTTCAGCTGCTCCCATTAAAGATATATATGGAAATATAGTAGGAGTAATAAATTTAACTGGATATATCGAATCGGTTCATTTGCATACACTAGGTATGGTGGTTTCGGCCTCTAATGCAATAGAGGAAATGCTTAAAATGAAAAAAAATAATGATATGATAAACTTTACTAACAAACATATACAAGGGATGTTTGATTCTATAAAAACAGGGATTATAACATCAAATATAGATGGGCAAATTACCACATTAAATAAGCAAGCAATAAAGATGTTTGGATATAAAGAATCGGTAATGAAAAATATGAATATTTTCGATATAATATATAATTTTGATGAAATTAAAATTGGTTTATTTAAGGGTAAAGAATTTAAGAACAATAATGTATATATAAACTCTAAAAATAATAAATTAAAGCTTAACTTGACTGCATATTCTTTTTATAATTCCAGTGAAGATGCGGTAGAGATTATATTTATTTTTCAAGAAAAAAAATTAGATTTAGGTATAGAAGATAGGCTAATAAATGGAAAGGCTATCTATACCTTCGATAAAATTATTGGGAAAAGTGATAATTTTTCTAGAATTATTGACTATGCAAAAAAGATTTCCAATAGCAAATCTACTATATTGATTATGGGAGAGAGTGGAACTGGAAAAGAATTATTTGCACAGTCTATACACAATAATAGCATTAGAATGGATGAAAAATTTATAGCAGTTAATTGTGGTGCTATACCTAGGGAATTGATAGAATCTGAATTATTTGGATATAAGGAAGGGGCCTTCACTGGGGCAAAACGGGGAGGATATCCAGGAAAGTTTCAAATGGCCAATGGGGGTACAATTTTTCTTGATGAAATAGGTGAAATGCCCCTTGATATGCAGACCAAGATTTTAAGAGTCATTGAAGATGGTGTTATAAATAAACTAGGAAGCACAAAGCCAGATATAGTCAATGTAAGAATAATAGCTGCTACTAATAAGGATTTAAAGAAGGAGGTTGAAGAGGGTAATTTCAGGAAAGATTTATATTACAGACTTAATGTATTGCCAATATATATTCCTCCCCTTAGAGAGAGGAAAGAGGATATACCTAAATTAGTAGATCATTTTATGGAAAAGATTTCTAATAAGTTAAATAAAAAACATGTAAAGATATCTAAAGACCAAATGGAGAATTTCATCAACTATAGCTGGCCTGGCAATGTAAGAGAACTTGAAAATATCGTTGAGCTTATCATAAATACAGAAATGGTTCCGGACAATTTATTTAATACAACAGATAGATATAGTAAAAATAATGTAGTCAATATAAAGGAAGAAAGTTTGAGACTTGAAGATGTTGAAAGACAACATATAATAAAGGTATTAACAAAATATGAAGGAAATATTACCCGAGCAGCTAGTGCATTGGGGATAGGAAGAAATACACTATATTGTAAATTAGATAAATATAATATTAGAAAATTAGGAAGTTGTTTTAAAAGGGCATAG